GAATTCTGCATCCAGTGTAGATCCTATAACCTGTACAACTTTACCTATATTCTCAGCCATATCTAACTCCTTAATTCATGAATAATTAGTATTATATCATTTACCCTTTATTCAAGGGCCGCAGCACCACCTACAATTTCAGAGATTTCCTTAGTAATCTTGGCCTGGCGAGCTCTGTTATATGTTATAGTCAAATCTCTTACCATTTCTTTTGCTGCATCTGTTGCATTCTTCATTGCTACTCTACGTGCAAAATTTTCTGAAAAACCTGACTCCAGCACTGCTAGATACAATTTCATCTTAATATACAATGGCAGCAATGAAGAAAAAATCTTATATGGATTAGGCTCAAATATATACTCTACATGAAAATCTTCAACACTTTCCTGTATTGCTACACTCTCAGGCTTCAATGGAAGCAGCCGAGTAATTGTAGCTTTCTGTGTTGATCGAGTCATAATTTTAGTATACGAAACGTAAACCTCATCAACTTCGCCGGTAACAAACAAATTGATTAATTCATCCCCTAATTTGGATGCATCTTCAAATTTGAATTTATCTTCAGGGTTTAATACACTTTTATATATGGGCTCTTTAATGAACCTGAAATAATTTGAGCCCTTTTTACCCATTGAATAAATAAGTACTTCTTTTCCTTCTTCAATGGATAGCTTCTTTTTAAAATTTATAGTATTATCAATTACTCGTGTATTAAATCCACCACAAAGGCCTCTATTACCGGTGATCATCAAAACTAAAATTCTATTTGGATCCGGTCTTTCCTGCATAAGTGGGTCGTATACATCTTCAACGCCGGTCTGTCGCAGATGGTCAATTATGGTTTCCAGCTTTTCACCATATGGTTTTGACATGGTTATCCTGTCCTGCATTTTTTTCATCTTGGCAGTGGAAACCATTTCCATTGTCTTGGTGATCTTCTGCGTATTTTTGACAGACTTTATTCGCTTTAATATCTCTCGTTGTGTTGCCACAGCTTTTCCTCAAACTTTAGTATTTTTAAGCCCTAACATCTGCCTTTTTACCGGCCAGGTAACTTTCTACAAAATCACCCACTACTTTGCCAAATCTATCCGGATCCTTTAATTCGCCAGTTGATGAAATACCGTCTAATAATTCTGGATGAGCCTCGCGCATGAATTTTAAAAATTCTTTTTCAAACTTTCTTACTTCAGATACCGGGATCTTGTCCAGATAGCCCTGAGTACCTGCATATATGATAGCTACCTGTTCGGCAACTGGCATTGGTTCATACTGATCCTGTTTTAATACCTCAACAAGCCTCTGCCCTCTATCAAGCTGACGCTGAGTAGCCGGGTCAAGTTCGGTTCCTAACTGTGCAAAAGCTTCAAGTTCCCTGAACTGTGCTAAATCAAGTCGTAATGAACCTGCATACTTTTTCATGGCTTTAATCTGAGCATTACCACCAACTCGCGATACTGAAATACCAACATCAACAGCAGGTCTGATACCTGAAGCAAACAATCCTGGAACAAGGTATATCTGACCATCTGTAATGGATATAACGTTTGTAGGAATGTAAGCAGAAACTTCACCTTCCTGAGTTTCAATTACCGGCAATGCTGTAAGTGAACCACCACCCAAATCATCAGACAGCTTTGCAGCTCGCTCAAGGAGTCGTGAATGGCAATAAAAGATGTCACCAGGATATGCTTCACGTCCTGGAGGCCTTCGGAGTAACAATGACAGCTGCCTATATGCATTTGCCTGCTTGGAAAGGTCATCATAAATACACAAGGAATGACCATTTTTTTCATACATAAAATATTCACCCATGGCACAACCAGCATATGGAGCTATATACTGTAGTGGTGCTGGGTCTGAAGCATTAGCAGCAACAACTATTGTATAATCCATTGCACCGTATTGCTCTAACTTCTCCACAACTGCTGCAACGGTAGATGCTTTCTGACCAATAGCTACATATATACAATATACACCTTTACCTTTCTGGTTGATTATTGCATCAATTGCAATAGCAGTTTTACCAGTTTTACGGTCACCAATGATAAGTTCTCGCTGGCCTCGTCCTATAGGTGTCATGGAGTCAATTGCTTTAATACCTGTCTGTAAAGGTTCTTTTACAGGCTGACGGTCAGCAATACCAGGAGCAATAAACTCTACAGGCCTCATCTTGCTAGAATTAATGGGACCTTTGTTATCCATTGGAATACCCAAAGGATTGACAACTCTTCCTAATAGTTCTTCCCCAACGGGTACAGCCAGAACTCTGTTTAAACGTTTAACAGAATCACCTTCCTGAATTGAAAGGTAGTCACCTAAAATAACAGCACCTATTGAATTTTCTTCAAGGTTAAATACCAGGCCATAAGCTCCATTCTCAAACTCAAGCATTTCGCCAGCCATTGCGTTATCCAACCCATAAATTCGTGCTATACCGTCACCAACCTGGATAACAGTACCAACTTCCCGTACATCTAACTGTGACTTATACCCTTCAATTTCCTTTTTAATAATCGATTTTATTTCTTCAGTTTTAATCTTCATAAGCCACTTCACCTCTGATCTTACTTTGTAATAATTTTTCACGTAACTTTAATAAATCATTTTTCAATGAAGCATCTATAATTAAATCATCTACTTGCACTATAATACCACCTAAAATAGTTGGATCTATCACTTCTTCAACAATGATATTCTTATTAAAACGATCTTCTAAACCTTTTTTGATTCTATTTATGATATCTGAATCGAGTTTAACGCTGCTGACTAATTTAATTTTCTGACGATTATTTACTATATCGAGTAATTCGCTGAAAGCGACACTAATATCCGGAATGTCCTGTTGACGTCCATTATCTATTAATACTTTAAGAAAGTTAACCATAAGTTCAGATAGTTCACTGCCAAAAACTTTGTCAACAAACTGCTTTTTTGATTCCTTTGTAATACCTGGCGCACTGAAATAACGCATAAGATCATAATCATTTTTTAAAAGCTCAGCAAGAAATGATAACTCTTCCTCTACTTTTGATATTGCGTTTTTCTCGTGCGCAATCTCTAACAAAGCACCTGCATAAACTTTCGCTACTTCACTTGTTGCCACACCGATAACCCCACTCATTAAAATTTAAGGACAGTTCAGTACTACTGAACTGTCCTTATTTTCTGTAATGCCTCTTCTACAAGGGCTTTCTGATCTTCAACTTTGAGATTCTTTGCGATAATTTTTGCAGCAATATCAGTAGATATTGTTACAACTTCAGCCTGAATCTCTGCCAGCGCTTTATCCTTTGCAAGATTAATCTCGCGACGCGCTCTTTCAATGAGATCCTTGGCTTCCTGATTTGCCTTTTCAACTATGGAATTTTTTAACTTTTCCGCATCAGCCTTACCTTCAGCGATGATGCTTGCCGCCTCCTCTTTTGCCTTATCCATCATTGCTTTATGCTCAGCAAACAGCCTTTCGGCTTCAAGACGGGACTTTTCAGCAGATTCAATGTCACCACGAATCTTTTCAGCCCTTGCATCAAGCGCCTCAACAATTGGCTTCCATGCGGCTTTCCATAATATCAATAACAACACAATAAAGGTTATTATTGTCCATAACAGGAGGCCGGGATCAACCTTTAGCAAGCCTTCTTTTAAAACTTCCATAGTGAACTACCTGTTAATAGATTTACTTAACTTCAGTCTGCTCTGCTGCTGGCTTCTCAACTGGCGTAGCAATTGGAGCTTTTGTTGCAAGCATGAATGTTACAACGAGAGCAAAGAAAGTGAAACCTTCGATAAGAGCAGCAGCAATAATCATTGCTGTTCTTAAGTCACCACTCAACTCTGGCTGACGTGCCATACCTTCTAAAGCACCAGTAGCTAATTTACCAATACCTAGTGCTGCACCAAAAACTATCAAACCAGCTCCGAAACCCGCTGCGAGGTAAGAAAGGCCTAAATATTCCATTGACTCCTCCTCGTAAATTTTTGAGTATTAAAATTTAACAAACAATATGTTATTGCGAACATAATATATTGAATACCTCAAAGCTCGATCATTTTAATGAGCATGCATTGAGGCACCAATAAACATAGCTGAAAGAACAGCAAAGATATACGCCTGGATAAAAGCAACCAACAACTCAAGCAAATAAATCATTAATGAACCAGCTACAGAACCAATACCAACCCAATAGCTCTGGAACATCATAACCAGATAAATAAATATAATTATAACGACATGACCTGCTGTCATATTTGCAAAAAGTCGGACTGTTAACGCAAAGGGCTTAATTAAAAGGCCAATGATTTCAATTGGGAACATAAGTGGCAAAACAAAAGCAGGTACTCCATGAGGAACTAAACCTGCCCAATAACCAAATATTCCTTGTTTAATCATACCTATCCCTAACATGCCAACAAGTGTACAGAGAGCCAATCCCCCAGTTACTGCCAGATTACCTGTTGCTGTTGACATGCCGGGTATTAATCCAAGTAAGTTACAGAAAAGAATAAAGAAAAAAACAGTAAGAAAATATGGCATTGCTTTTTTTACATAATGATGATCAAAGTTAGGCTCAACCACTTCATCATGCACAAAAGCAATCAATACTTCCCATAAATTTACCCATCGTGAACGAGAACCGTATGATGAATTTTTGATCTTACGGGCGACGGGTATAAAAACAAGCAAACATAAAAAAGCAGACAACCACAACATCAAAACCCACTTGGTAATTGTCATATCAAAAACACCAAAGAGCTTTTCATGAAAAAATTTTTCGTTTATTTTACCAATGAATCCATCGTGGATGGGGTGGTCAGTAAG
This DNA window, taken from Spirochaetota bacterium, encodes the following:
- the atpG gene encoding ATP synthase F1 subunit gamma, which translates into the protein MATQREILKRIKSVKNTQKITKTMEMVSTAKMKKMQDRITMSKPYGEKLETIIDHLRQTGVEDVYDPLMQERPDPNRILVLMITGNRGLCGGFNTRVIDNTINFKKKLSIEEGKEVLIYSMGKKGSNYFRFIKEPIYKSVLNPEDKFKFEDASKLGDELINLFVTGEVDEVYVSYTKIMTRSTQKATITRLLPLKPESVAIQESVEDFHVEYIFEPNPYKIFSSLLPLYIKMKLYLAVLESGFSENFARRVAMKNATDAAKEMVRDLTITYNRARQAKITKEISEIVGGAAALE
- the atpA gene encoding F0F1 ATP synthase subunit alpha, with the translated sequence MKIKTEEIKSIIKKEIEGYKSQLDVREVGTVIQVGDGIARIYGLDNAMAGEMLEFENGAYGLVFNLEENSIGAVILGDYLSIQEGDSVKRLNRVLAVPVGEELLGRVVNPLGIPMDNKGPINSSKMRPVEFIAPGIADRQPVKEPLQTGIKAIDSMTPIGRGQRELIIGDRKTGKTAIAIDAIINQKGKGVYCIYVAIGQKASTVAAVVEKLEQYGAMDYTIVVAANASDPAPLQYIAPYAGCAMGEYFMYEKNGHSLCIYDDLSKQANAYRQLSLLLRRPPGREAYPGDIFYCHSRLLERAAKLSDDLGGGSLTALPVIETQEGEVSAYIPTNVISITDGQIYLVPGLFASGIRPAVDVGISVSRVGGNAQIKAMKKYAGSLRLDLAQFRELEAFAQLGTELDPATQRQLDRGQRLVEVLKQDQYEPMPVAEQVAIIYAGTQGYLDKIPVSEVRKFEKEFLKFMREAHPELLDGISSTGELKDPDRFGKVVGDFVESYLAGKKADVRA
- the atpH gene encoding ATP synthase F1 subunit delta, with protein sequence MATSEVAKVYAGALLEIAHEKNAISKVEEELSFLAELLKNDYDLMRYFSAPGITKESKKQFVDKVFGSELSELMVNFLKVLIDNGRQQDIPDISVAFSELLDIVNNRQKIKLVSSVKLDSDIINRIKKGLEDRFNKNIIVEEVIDPTILGGIIVQVDDLIIDASLKNDLLKLREKLLQSKIRGEVAYED
- the atpF gene encoding F0F1 ATP synthase subunit B, whose product is MEVLKEGLLKVDPGLLLWTIITFIVLLLILWKAAWKPIVEALDARAEKIRGDIESAEKSRLEAERLFAEHKAMMDKAKEEAASIIAEGKADAEKLKNSIVEKANQEAKDLIERARREINLAKDKALAEIQAEVVTISTDIAAKIIAKNLKVEDQKALVEEALQKIRTVQ
- the atpE gene encoding ATP synthase F0 subunit C, yielding MEYLGLSYLAAGFGAGLIVFGAALGIGKLATGALEGMARQPELSGDLRTAMIIAAALIEGFTFFALVVTFMLATKAPIATPVEKPAAEQTEVK
- the atpB gene encoding F0F1 ATP synthase subunit A: MVQLLQGLQAIIQSSKSGEEESMYDIVMHHLTDHPIHDGFIGKINEKFFHEKLFGVFDMTITKWVLMLWLSAFLCLLVFIPVARKIKNSSYGSRSRWVNLWEVLIAFVHDEVVEPNFDHHYVKKAMPYFLTVFFFILFCNLLGLIPGMSTATGNLAVTGGLALCTLVGMLGIGMIKQGIFGYWAGLVPHGVPAFVLPLMFPIEIIGLLIKPFALTVRLFANMTAGHVVIIIFIYLVMMFQSYWVGIGSVAGSLMIYLLELLVAFIQAYIFAVLSAMFIGASMHAH